A stretch of the Nitratireductor thuwali genome encodes the following:
- the grxC gene encoding glutaredoxin 3: protein MPDVTIYTRLGCGYCSRAKRLLESKGVDLTEHDASFSTELRQEMIQRSKGSTTFPQIFIGDVHVGGCDELYALEADGRLDDLLTEQGVGGSVR from the coding sequence ATGCCCGATGTGACGATCTACACCCGGTTGGGGTGCGGCTATTGCAGCCGCGCCAAACGCCTGCTTGAAAGCAAAGGCGTCGACCTTACCGAACATGATGCCAGCTTCTCGACCGAGCTGCGGCAGGAGATGATCCAGCGGTCGAAGGGCAGCACGACCTTCCCGCAGATATTCATCGGCGATGTCCATGTGGGCGGTTGCGACGAACTCTACGCGCTGGAGGCGGACGGCAGGCTCGATGATCTGCTGACCGAACAGGGCGTTGGCGGAAGCGTGCGATGA
- a CDS encoding ComF family protein, translated as MGLLEAGLVRAALSAPARLLFPPVCLGCRNLTARPGTLCASCWPKVRFLEQPWCPVMGTPFSHDMGEGFLSAEAIANPPPFARARSAVIYDGVARRLVQGLKFADRTDLAPWMARWMLRAGKELAEDCDVVVPVPLHRRRFFARRFNQSAELARAFARLARLEYSSAALVRKRSTRQQVGLGAREREANVRGAFLVPDESNHIVRARRVLLVDDVYTTGATVAAAARSLKRAGALTVDVITFARVLPGDFAENDDALI; from the coding sequence ATGGGATTGCTCGAAGCCGGGCTGGTGCGGGCGGCGCTGTCGGCGCCGGCGCGGCTCCTGTTCCCGCCGGTCTGCCTGGGATGCCGCAACCTGACCGCCAGACCCGGCACGCTCTGCGCTTCGTGCTGGCCGAAAGTACGATTTCTGGAGCAGCCCTGGTGCCCGGTCATGGGCACGCCTTTCAGCCACGACATGGGCGAGGGGTTCCTGTCAGCCGAGGCCATCGCCAACCCGCCGCCCTTCGCCCGGGCGCGTTCGGCGGTGATCTATGACGGCGTTGCCCGGCGGCTGGTGCAGGGGCTGAAATTCGCCGACCGCACGGACCTGGCGCCCTGGATGGCGCGGTGGATGCTGCGGGCCGGAAAGGAGCTTGCCGAAGACTGCGATGTTGTGGTGCCGGTGCCGCTGCATCGCCGGCGGTTCTTTGCCAGGAGGTTCAACCAGTCGGCCGAGCTGGCGCGGGCATTCGCGCGGTTGGCGCGCCTCGAATATTCGAGCGCGGCGCTGGTGCGCAAGCGCAGCACGCGCCAGCAGGTGGGGCTCGGCGCGCGGGAGCGGGAGGCCAATGTGCGCGGCGCCTTCCTCGTGCCGGACGAAAGCAACCATATCGTGCGTGCGCGCCGGGTGCTGCTGGTCGACGACGTCTATACCACCGGGGCCACGGTGGCCGCCGCTGCGCGGTCGCTCAAGCGGGCAGGCGCACTGACCGTCGATGTCATTACCTTTGCGAGAGTCCTTCCGGGGGACTTTGCCGAAAACGACGACGCGCTTATATAG
- a CDS encoding methyltransferase domain-containing protein, protein MVAIFDTDLLAARKRRALRLGDKGARFLMRRAAEDLSERLATVERRFEDAAAINCLTDDAARVLRDSGKVGRLRRVEMDEAMLAGDGGTVSVQPEVLPLEPESLDLAVSLLTLHETNDTPGMLVQIRRALRPDGLFLGAMGGAGTLQELRQSLLEAETEICGGAAPRISPFADLRDIGALLQRAGFALPVTDLETLTVRYDDMFALIRDLRAMGATSALAERSRRPLPREVFLRAAAIYARRFADPDGRIRATFNMVWMSGWAPHASQQKPLKPGSAKTSLKQALSESAGKPRR, encoded by the coding sequence ATGGTCGCAATATTCGATACCGATCTACTGGCCGCGCGCAAGCGGCGTGCGCTGCGGCTGGGCGACAAGGGCGCCCGCTTTCTGATGCGGCGCGCGGCGGAGGATTTGTCCGAACGCCTGGCAACCGTCGAACGCCGGTTCGAGGACGCCGCCGCGATCAACTGCCTGACGGACGATGCTGCCCGGGTTCTCCGCGACAGCGGCAAGGTGGGGCGGCTTCGGCGCGTCGAGATGGATGAAGCGATGCTCGCAGGCGACGGGGGCACGGTGTCGGTTCAGCCGGAAGTTCTGCCGCTGGAGCCGGAAAGCCTCGACCTCGCTGTCTCGCTCCTCACCCTCCACGAGACCAACGATACCCCCGGCATGCTGGTGCAGATCCGCCGCGCGCTCAGGCCAGACGGCCTGTTCCTCGGCGCGATGGGCGGGGCCGGCACGCTGCAGGAACTCAGGCAGAGCCTGCTCGAGGCGGAAACTGAAATTTGCGGCGGCGCAGCCCCGCGCATAAGCCCCTTCGCCGATCTGCGCGATATCGGCGCGCTCCTGCAGCGCGCCGGATTCGCGCTTCCGGTAACCGACCTCGAAACGCTCACCGTGCGATATGACGATATGTTTGCCTTGATCAGGGATTTGCGCGCAATGGGCGCGACCAGTGCCCTTGCCGAGCGCAGCCGCAGGCCCCTGCCCCGCGAGGTTTTCCTGCGCGCCGCCGCCATCTATGCCCGCCGCTTTGCCGATCCGGACGGGCGTATTCGCGCTACCTTCAACATGGTGTGGATGTCGGGCTGGGCGCCCCATGCATCGCAGCAGAAGCCGCTCAAGCCGGGCTCGGCGAAAACGTCGCTCAAGCAAGCGCTGTCGGAGAGCGCGGGCAAACCC